One genomic segment of Brassica napus cultivar Da-Ae chromosome A3, Da-Ae, whole genome shotgun sequence includes these proteins:
- the LOC106419496 gene encoding kinesin-like protein KIN-13A isoform X2, with protein sequence MEKHEFCFDAVLGEHVSNDEVYRVTIEPIIPTIFQRTKATCFAYGQTGSGKTFTMKPLPIRAVQDLMRMLNQPVYRDQRLKLWLSYFEIYGGKLYDLLSERKKLCMREDGRQQVCIVGLQEFEVSDIQIVKDYIDKGSASRSTGSTGANEESSRSHAILQLVVKKHVEVKETRRNNNDNNESRGKVVGKISFIDLAGSERGADTTDNDRQTRIEGAEINKSLLALKECIRALDNDQLHIPFRGSKLTEVLRDSFVGNSRTVMISCISPNEGSCEHTLNTLRYADRVKSLSKSGNSKKDQTYNSLPPANKDVSLPSSQLASNDAEDVFEPPQEYNAQETGKRVEKDSSYSTSGIEFKQPTNYPSSYPASFKEERGIPSISMDRGKSDTSNSFGGGSTSQRIQSSSYPQDASDQEEKVKKVSPTRRKVSREEKPERHQNLSRRDSISASDVPATINFRQLNSTTASQNTSDASSRQYETITEPPSPDENISALLEEEEALITAHRKEIEDTMEIVREEMKLLAEVDRPGSMIDNYVTQLNFVLSRKAAGLVSLQARLARFQHRLKEQEILSRKRVPR encoded by the exons ATGGAAAAACATGAGTTTTGCTTTGATGCTGTTCTGGGTGAGCATGTTTCAAATGACGAG GTGTATCGGGTCACGATAGAGCCAATTATTCCCACGATTTTTCAGAGAACCAAAGCTACCTGTTTTGCTTATGGTCAAACAG GTAGCGGTAAGACATTCACAATGAAACCACTGCCTATACGGGCTGTTCAAGATCTTATGAGGATGTTGAATCAACCAGTATATCGTGATCAGAGGCTTAAGTTGTGGCTCAGTTATTTCGAGATATATGGTGGAAAGCTCTACGATCTTCTCTCCGAAAGAAA GAAACTTTGTATGCGAGAAGATGGTAGACAACAAGTTTGCATTGTTGGCCTGCAAGAGTTTGAAGTTTCGGATATACAAATCGTAAAGGATTATATCGATAAAGGGAGTGCTTCAAGGAGCACAGGATCAACTGGCGCCAATGAGGAATCTTCAAGATCACATGCTATTTTACAGCTTGTTGTCAAAAAGCATGTGGAGGTGAAAGAAACTCGACgaaataataatgataataacGAATCACGAGGGAAAGTTGTGGGGAAGATTTCTTTCATTGATCTTGCTGGCAGTGAAAGAGGTGCAGACACCACAGACAATGACCGCCAGACAAG GATTGAAGGTGCAGAAATCAATAAGAGTCTCTTAGCTCTCAAAGAATGTATCCGCGCGCTGGACAATGACCAGCTACATATTCCATTCCGTGGAAGCAAACTAACTGAAGTGCTCCGTGACTCATTTGTTGGAAACTCAAGAACTGTGATGATTTCTTGCATCTCTCCAAACGAAGGATCATGCGAACATACCCTAAATACATTAAGATACGCCGATCG GGTTAAAAGTCTATCTAAAAGTGGAAATAGCAAGAAGGATCAAACCTATAACTCGTTGCCGCCAGCTAATAAGGATGTGTCTTTGCCTTCTTCTCAACTAGCTTCAAACGATGCAGAAGATGTCTTTGAGCCTCCGCAGGAATATAATGCACAGGAGACAGGGAAAAGGGTAGAGAAAGACAGCAGCTACTCTACTTCGGGTATTGAATTCAAGCAGCCTACAAATTACCCATCTTCATATCCGGCCAGCTTTAAAGAAGAAAGGGGAATACCATCAATATCAATGGACAGAGGAAAATCAGATACGAGCAATTCTTTTGGCGGCGGCTCCACCAGTCAAAGGATTCAGTCATCTTCTTATCCTCAAGACGCTTCAGATCAGGAAGAAAAAGTGAAGAAGGTATCACCGACTCGTAGGAAAGTTTCCCGGGAGGAAAAACCAGAAAGACATCAAAACTTGTCAAGGAGAGATTCCATAAGTGCGTCTGATGTCCCTGCGACGATAAACTTCAGACAGCTCAATAGTACTACCGCCAGTCAGAACACGAGCGATGCTTCTTCAAGGCAATATGAAACAATAACGGAGCCGCCTTCTCCTGATGAAAACATCAGTGCATTGCTTGAG GAGGAAGAGGCCTTAATTACAGCACACAGAAAAGAAATCGAGGATACAATGGAGATTGTTCGCGAG GAAATGAAATTACTAGCGGAGGTGGATCGGCCAGGGAGCATGATTGACAACTATGTGACACAACTGAACTTTGTCTTGTCCCGTAAAGCAGCTGGGCTCGTAAGCCTTCAAGCTCGTCTCGCTAGGTTCCAACACCGTCTGAAAGAGCAAGAGATCCTTAGCCGGAAGAGAGTTCCTCGCTAG
- the LOC106419261 gene encoding probable pectate lyase 4 yields the protein MASLVLLTFSLLFATFSSPLVDAFNYSNDSTFAAPAPNPIDAFNYSDGNYTLGAALNPIDACWRRDAKWSTNRQALARCAVGFGKGALGGSKGPIYVVTSPADDAGKPKPGTLRFGATQSNPLWITFARDMVIRLRTELEVKSHKTIDGRGVKVDIGNGPCISIKRASNVIIHGITVHDCRLSKGFDGDGIRVFQSRNVWIDHCHLSRCQDGLIDVVTSSTAVTISNNRLINHQKAMLLGHSDNHMADKNMKVTVAFNVFGPGLTERMPRVRRGYAHVANNMYNKWNLYAIGGSADPTIFSESNHFVAPDRKEHKEVTKRMDKSPAAKNWKWSTNKDVFINGAFFTPSGGPGVPPPYAAGERFPVAPGAQVPALTASAGPLRCAPGRAC from the exons ATGGCTTCTCTCGTGTTATTAACATTTTCACTCCTTTTTGCAActttctcttctcctcttgTAGATGCTTTTAATTATAGTAATGATTCCACTTTCGCCGCGCCAGCACCAAATCCTATTGATGCTTTTAATTATAGTGATGGTAATTACACCCTCGGGGCAGCACTAAATCCTATTGATGCTTGCTGGCGAAGAGACGCTAAATGGTCGACTAACCGTCAAGCCCTGGCCAGATGCGCGGTAGGGTTCGGCAAAGGCGCGTTAGGGGGCAGCAAAGGGCCTATCTACGTGGTTACAAGCCCAGCAGATGACGCTGGAAAGCCTAAACCCGGAACCTTAAGGTTTGGGGCGACCCAATCTAATCCACTATGGATCACATTCGCACGTGACATGGTCATAAGGTTGAGAACCGAGCTCGAAGTGAAGAGCCACAAGACGATAGACGGGAGAGGAGTAAAAGTTGATATTGGTAACGGACCATGCATTTCGATCAAACGTGCGAGCAATGTCATAATACATGGGATAACTGTCCATGATTGTAGATTGAGCAAAGGGTTTGACGGTGACGGAATCCGCGTGTTTCAATCTAGAAATGTTTGGATCGATCATTGTCACTTATCTCGGTGTCAAGATGGTTTGATCGATGTGGTTACATCTTCTACGGCTGTCACTATTTCTAACAATCGTTTGATAAATCACCAGAaa GCAATGTTGCTCGGACATTCTGACAACCATATGGCTGATAAGAATATGAAAGTTACAGTTGCATTTAATGTATTTGGACCGGGTCTCACTGAGAGAATGCCTAG GGTAAGAAGAGGGTATGCGCATGTAGCAAACAATATGTACAACAAATGGAATCTGTATGCGATTGGAGGAAGTGCTGATCCTACTATCTTTAGTGAATCCAACCACTTCGTCGCTCCTGACAGAAAAGAACACAAAGAG gTGACAAAGAGAATGGATAAAAGTCCTGCCGCAAAAAATTGGAAATGGAGTACGAATAAGGACGTTTTCATCAATGGAGCTTTCTTCACGCCGTCTGGTGGACCGGGCGTTCCGCCGCCGTACGCAGCTGGAGAGCGGTTTCCAGTGGCCCCGGGGGCTCAAGTCCCTGCTCTTACTGCCTCGGCCGGTCCTCTCCGTTGCGCACCCGGCAGGGCTTGCTAA
- the LOC106419496 gene encoding kinesin-like protein KIN-13A isoform X1 — translation MGGGHMQQTNAAAVAATALYDGALNNAGPGNEAGDAVMARWLQSAGLQHLGSPVASAGTDQRHLPNLLMQGYGAQTAEEKQRLFKLMRNLNLNGESASEPYTPTGQTSAAMPPSDGFYSPELRGDFGAGLLDLHAMDDTELLSEHVISEPFEPSPFMPSVNQAFEEDFSVPANQQQRQEQDAEPSSPFPRSEKESSGRENSVAKIRVVVRKRPLNKKETAKKEDDIITVSNNSLTVHETKLKVDLTAYMEKHEFCFDAVLGEHVSNDEVYRVTIEPIIPTIFQRTKATCFAYGQTGSGKTFTMKPLPIRAVQDLMRMLNQPVYRDQRLKLWLSYFEIYGGKLYDLLSERKKLCMREDGRQQVCIVGLQEFEVSDIQIVKDYIDKGSASRSTGSTGANEESSRSHAILQLVVKKHVEVKETRRNNNDNNESRGKVVGKISFIDLAGSERGADTTDNDRQTRIEGAEINKSLLALKECIRALDNDQLHIPFRGSKLTEVLRDSFVGNSRTVMISCISPNEGSCEHTLNTLRYADRVKSLSKSGNSKKDQTYNSLPPANKDVSLPSSQLASNDAEDVFEPPQEYNAQETGKRVEKDSSYSTSGIEFKQPTNYPSSYPASFKEERGIPSISMDRGKSDTSNSFGGGSTSQRIQSSSYPQDASDQEEKVKKVSPTRRKVSREEKPERHQNLSRRDSISASDVPATINFRQLNSTTASQNTSDASSRQYETITEPPSPDENISALLEEEEALITAHRKEIEDTMEIVREEMKLLAEVDRPGSMIDNYVTQLNFVLSRKAAGLVSLQARLARFQHRLKEQEILSRKRVPR, via the exons ATGGGCGGCGGCCATATGCAGCAGACCAATGCTGCTGCGGTGGCTGCGACGGCGCTGTACGATGGAGCTCTGAACAATGCAGGACCTGGAAACGAGGCTGGGGATGCCGTCATGGCACGGTGGCTCCAGTCCGCTGGTTTACAGCATCTGGGGTCTCCTGTTGCTTCCGCAGGTACTGATCAGCGTCATCTCCCGAACCTTCTCATGCAG gGTTATGGAGCACAGACTGCTGAAGAGAAGCAAAGACTTTTCAAATTAATGAGAAATCTTAATTTGAATGGGGAATCTGCTTCTGAGCCGTATACACCCACTGGTCAAACATCAGCAGCTATGCCCCCTTCAGATGGGTTTTATTCACCTGAGTTGAGAGGTGACTTTGGAGCTGGGTTGCTAGATCTTCACGCAATGGATGACACAGAGCTGCTTTCCGAG CATGTGATTTCTGAACCATTTGAGCCATCGCCTTTCATGCCAAGTGTCAATCAAGCTTTTGAAGAAGACTTCAGTGTGCCAGCTAACCAGCAACAGCGACAAGAACAGGACGCTGAACCTTCGAGCCCATTTCCTAGGAGTGAAAAAGAAAGTAGTGGAAGAGAAAACAGTGTAGCCAAAATAAGAGTAGTG GTAAGGAAGAGACCGCTGAATAAAAAGGAAACCGCTAAAAAGGAGGACGATATCATCACTGTATCTAATAATTCTCTGACTGTTCACGAGACCAAGTTGAAG GTGGATTTGACTGCATATATGGAAAAACATGAGTTTTGCTTTGATGCTGTTCTGGGTGAGCATGTTTCAAATGACGAG GTGTATCGGGTCACGATAGAGCCAATTATTCCCACGATTTTTCAGAGAACCAAAGCTACCTGTTTTGCTTATGGTCAAACAG GTAGCGGTAAGACATTCACAATGAAACCACTGCCTATACGGGCTGTTCAAGATCTTATGAGGATGTTGAATCAACCAGTATATCGTGATCAGAGGCTTAAGTTGTGGCTCAGTTATTTCGAGATATATGGTGGAAAGCTCTACGATCTTCTCTCCGAAAGAAA GAAACTTTGTATGCGAGAAGATGGTAGACAACAAGTTTGCATTGTTGGCCTGCAAGAGTTTGAAGTTTCGGATATACAAATCGTAAAGGATTATATCGATAAAGGGAGTGCTTCAAGGAGCACAGGATCAACTGGCGCCAATGAGGAATCTTCAAGATCACATGCTATTTTACAGCTTGTTGTCAAAAAGCATGTGGAGGTGAAAGAAACTCGACgaaataataatgataataacGAATCACGAGGGAAAGTTGTGGGGAAGATTTCTTTCATTGATCTTGCTGGCAGTGAAAGAGGTGCAGACACCACAGACAATGACCGCCAGACAAG GATTGAAGGTGCAGAAATCAATAAGAGTCTCTTAGCTCTCAAAGAATGTATCCGCGCGCTGGACAATGACCAGCTACATATTCCATTCCGTGGAAGCAAACTAACTGAAGTGCTCCGTGACTCATTTGTTGGAAACTCAAGAACTGTGATGATTTCTTGCATCTCTCCAAACGAAGGATCATGCGAACATACCCTAAATACATTAAGATACGCCGATCG GGTTAAAAGTCTATCTAAAAGTGGAAATAGCAAGAAGGATCAAACCTATAACTCGTTGCCGCCAGCTAATAAGGATGTGTCTTTGCCTTCTTCTCAACTAGCTTCAAACGATGCAGAAGATGTCTTTGAGCCTCCGCAGGAATATAATGCACAGGAGACAGGGAAAAGGGTAGAGAAAGACAGCAGCTACTCTACTTCGGGTATTGAATTCAAGCAGCCTACAAATTACCCATCTTCATATCCGGCCAGCTTTAAAGAAGAAAGGGGAATACCATCAATATCAATGGACAGAGGAAAATCAGATACGAGCAATTCTTTTGGCGGCGGCTCCACCAGTCAAAGGATTCAGTCATCTTCTTATCCTCAAGACGCTTCAGATCAGGAAGAAAAAGTGAAGAAGGTATCACCGACTCGTAGGAAAGTTTCCCGGGAGGAAAAACCAGAAAGACATCAAAACTTGTCAAGGAGAGATTCCATAAGTGCGTCTGATGTCCCTGCGACGATAAACTTCAGACAGCTCAATAGTACTACCGCCAGTCAGAACACGAGCGATGCTTCTTCAAGGCAATATGAAACAATAACGGAGCCGCCTTCTCCTGATGAAAACATCAGTGCATTGCTTGAG GAGGAAGAGGCCTTAATTACAGCACACAGAAAAGAAATCGAGGATACAATGGAGATTGTTCGCGAG GAAATGAAATTACTAGCGGAGGTGGATCGGCCAGGGAGCATGATTGACAACTATGTGACACAACTGAACTTTGTCTTGTCCCGTAAAGCAGCTGGGCTCGTAAGCCTTCAAGCTCGTCTCGCTAGGTTCCAACACCGTCTGAAAGAGCAAGAGATCCTTAGCCGGAAGAGAGTTCCTCGCTAG
- the LOC106419496 gene encoding kinesin-like protein KIN-13A isoform X3, which translates to MREDGRQQVCIVGLQEFEVSDIQIVKDYIDKGSASRSTGSTGANEESSRSHAILQLVVKKHVEVKETRRNNNDNNESRGKVVGKISFIDLAGSERGADTTDNDRQTRIEGAEINKSLLALKECIRALDNDQLHIPFRGSKLTEVLRDSFVGNSRTVMISCISPNEGSCEHTLNTLRYADRVKSLSKSGNSKKDQTYNSLPPANKDVSLPSSQLASNDAEDVFEPPQEYNAQETGKRVEKDSSYSTSGIEFKQPTNYPSSYPASFKEERGIPSISMDRGKSDTSNSFGGGSTSQRIQSSSYPQDASDQEEKVKKVSPTRRKVSREEKPERHQNLSRRDSISASDVPATINFRQLNSTTASQNTSDASSRQYETITEPPSPDENISALLEEEEALITAHRKEIEDTMEIVREEMKLLAEVDRPGSMIDNYVTQLNFVLSRKAAGLVSLQARLARFQHRLKEQEILSRKRVPR; encoded by the exons ATGCGAGAAGATGGTAGACAACAAGTTTGCATTGTTGGCCTGCAAGAGTTTGAAGTTTCGGATATACAAATCGTAAAGGATTATATCGATAAAGGGAGTGCTTCAAGGAGCACAGGATCAACTGGCGCCAATGAGGAATCTTCAAGATCACATGCTATTTTACAGCTTGTTGTCAAAAAGCATGTGGAGGTGAAAGAAACTCGACgaaataataatgataataacGAATCACGAGGGAAAGTTGTGGGGAAGATTTCTTTCATTGATCTTGCTGGCAGTGAAAGAGGTGCAGACACCACAGACAATGACCGCCAGACAAG GATTGAAGGTGCAGAAATCAATAAGAGTCTCTTAGCTCTCAAAGAATGTATCCGCGCGCTGGACAATGACCAGCTACATATTCCATTCCGTGGAAGCAAACTAACTGAAGTGCTCCGTGACTCATTTGTTGGAAACTCAAGAACTGTGATGATTTCTTGCATCTCTCCAAACGAAGGATCATGCGAACATACCCTAAATACATTAAGATACGCCGATCG GGTTAAAAGTCTATCTAAAAGTGGAAATAGCAAGAAGGATCAAACCTATAACTCGTTGCCGCCAGCTAATAAGGATGTGTCTTTGCCTTCTTCTCAACTAGCTTCAAACGATGCAGAAGATGTCTTTGAGCCTCCGCAGGAATATAATGCACAGGAGACAGGGAAAAGGGTAGAGAAAGACAGCAGCTACTCTACTTCGGGTATTGAATTCAAGCAGCCTACAAATTACCCATCTTCATATCCGGCCAGCTTTAAAGAAGAAAGGGGAATACCATCAATATCAATGGACAGAGGAAAATCAGATACGAGCAATTCTTTTGGCGGCGGCTCCACCAGTCAAAGGATTCAGTCATCTTCTTATCCTCAAGACGCTTCAGATCAGGAAGAAAAAGTGAAGAAGGTATCACCGACTCGTAGGAAAGTTTCCCGGGAGGAAAAACCAGAAAGACATCAAAACTTGTCAAGGAGAGATTCCATAAGTGCGTCTGATGTCCCTGCGACGATAAACTTCAGACAGCTCAATAGTACTACCGCCAGTCAGAACACGAGCGATGCTTCTTCAAGGCAATATGAAACAATAACGGAGCCGCCTTCTCCTGATGAAAACATCAGTGCATTGCTTGAG GAGGAAGAGGCCTTAATTACAGCACACAGAAAAGAAATCGAGGATACAATGGAGATTGTTCGCGAG GAAATGAAATTACTAGCGGAGGTGGATCGGCCAGGGAGCATGATTGACAACTATGTGACACAACTGAACTTTGTCTTGTCCCGTAAAGCAGCTGGGCTCGTAAGCCTTCAAGCTCGTCTCGCTAGGTTCCAACACCGTCTGAAAGAGCAAGAGATCCTTAGCCGGAAGAGAGTTCCTCGCTAG